From the Rhodoferax mekongensis genome, one window contains:
- the nrdR gene encoding transcriptional regulator NrdR, translating to MKCPFCSHSETQVVETRISEDGDFIRRRRQCGACDKRFTTYERPDVNFPAIVKKDGRRIEFERAKLLASMNLALRKRPVSTEQIDSAIERIEEKLLNLGLREVQSTRIGELVMRELKKLDKVAYVRFASVYRSFEDIDEFKTLVDEVSK from the coding sequence ATGAAGTGCCCTTTCTGCAGTCATTCCGAAACCCAAGTGGTGGAGACGCGGATTTCTGAAGATGGGGACTTCATCCGCCGCCGGCGCCAGTGTGGCGCTTGCGACAAACGGTTTACTACCTACGAGCGGCCGGACGTGAACTTTCCGGCCATTGTCAAGAAAGACGGCCGCCGCATCGAATTTGAGCGCGCCAAACTGCTTGCTTCCATGAACCTGGCCCTGCGCAAAAGGCCTGTAAGCACCGAGCAGATCGACAGCGCCATCGAGCGCATCGAAGAAAAACTCCTGAATCTGGGCCTGCGCGAAGTCCAGTCCACCCGCATCGGCGAACTGGTGATGCGTGAACTCAAAAAACTGGACAAAGTTGCCTACGTGCGCTTTGCCAGCGTATACCGCAGCTTTGAAGACATTGATGAATTCAAGACGCTGGTGGATGAAGTAAGCAAATAA